CTCTAGAGTGATTAGCGTGGAGGGTGCGAACTGCCCAGTTGCTGATAACTGACGTTCGATCTGGATCCGAGCCTCGAACCGCGTTCGATCGCTTCGATCTTCGATCGGGCGAGCGACTCCCAGTCGCAACCGCAGCGGGCGCCTGCACATAGGTGCCTGCCTTTTAGTTGTCAGTTCAAATGTTCCACAGGAAGGCACGTTCGCTGTTCGCACACGCTGCTGTGCCGACACGATACGCTGCTGCTCTCGCTTGCCTCTGCTCGATTCTGCTCGACTCGATTCTTCCGTTAAAAGCTTGTATCACAGTAAACGTTCAAAGTCATCACCCTGCTGCGCCTACTGCACGATTATGTGCGGCGCCGAAAGCAGCACGGCCACCGTCGCGATGATCGTGAACATCGTGAAGATGATCAGGCAGAACCGGTCCACCACCATCGCCGCGAACTTCCAGTCGCTGATCACTTCGGCCTCCTCGTCGGCCTTCTTCATGCGGTTGGTGATGAACTGAAGCTCTCGCAGTATGTTTTGGAGGTCGCGCTGCGTACCCGAACTGGGGACGGCCGCCTCCTCGATGGTGGTCGGATGGCGCATGAACGTTCCGCCAAGACTCGTCGTCATCGAGGCGTTGTTCCCGCCGGTGGACACGTTCCGGAAGTCGTCGTCGATGTCCAGGACGTTGGCCAAGAGGCTCTTCGAGGATCGCTCCTTCAACTCCAACTCCTTCATGCGGCTGTTCATCAGGATCGTCTTGCGCGTTATCTTCTTGCCCGGTCGGCTCATTCCCAACATCCAGGGCAACCATTGTAAGAATACCGTCTTGATCTGGACAGACccccaacaaaaataaaaaaacaataccaGTTGTGTCAACCGTGAACGAGACGAGACCTCATCAATCAACGAGAAcacaatttcataatttgcATCGTGATAAATCACCAAAAAGTTACCGACTCGAGAAAAACCCCAACTAAAAATtctcccggcgcatccaccaaaaaaaaactcgGCCACGTAATGAATGAATACTCACCCACTGAGGCATCTCGTGGATATCCGCAGTGCGGTGATGGTAATTTAGCACCACCACTGTCAAGACCACCGATGACGCTACCATGAACATGATGCAGTTGAAATAGGTCCCTGCAACAGCCGTTCGATCAGCCGCCGCCGTCTTACGCCGTCTCACATAATCAACTAGCTACTACGACGACACTACCAGATTACGTTTACACTACACTACCAACGAAACAGAGCTAAAGATCTACGGGGttaaacgaaataaaaaacgttCGATATAATATGTAGGTACAGTCGTTACGCCAAGCACAAACAAACACTCTTCAGAATCGCTACTTAACATTTTACGTATAAAATACATTAAACGAATGAGTTTACCTAGTAAGTAAGTaaataagtaagtaagtaagtaagtacaTATAACAGTAATCAACAGCTAGAGATCTAGATAGAGAGATAGAGAGAGACACTCACAGGCACACATACGCGCACACACAAACAATCCACATTAGGTATACACTAATGTAAATGTGAACTACGATCGTACCCTCCTCAAATTGTATCACAAGGGCTAGAAGATAGGCCGAGGTCGGCGCGGCAGAGTCGCGGTCGAAATGGTGGTACCGGCGACGCTGCCACGCGAACTTATTTACGCGCGTTCATCGGTTATGAAATTAGTTTATCGATccgatttattaataattagttCATCAGGTTTCAGATGGGATGAAAGCCAAAGAATAAATAGACCAAAAGGAGAGACAAAAAGCGTACTGACTGATGCACACGGACATATCGAGTGATcagagaaaaaaagaaagagagCGACGTTCGACGTGCGCCTCGCGAACGAGCAGCGCAAattcgtttttaattaaaatgcttGTTTATGTCTGGCTTAAGACTGTGCATGATATTACCTGGTGTGGCTGCCGTGGCGTATTTATGGGCGCGTCGCGTCATCGATTGTAGTCTAGCGCTCCGGTCGGCACCGTCGTGAGTTAGAGCTAGAGCTAGACCTAGCCACGGCCCCACTCCATGCACCGATATAGCACCATAGCATTACTTTAACACAAACATACAGTTTGTAATGTTAGTTGCGTTAATAggttaaatattattttgttgttattagTCTAGTTAAAAAGAGTTTAGTCCGGCAGTTGGGTGCCGGCGGCCACGTCGtcgttacatattttaatatgttaGGTAAGTTGTTTAGTGAATCGTTTAGCGATGTACAGTTAGCTTCAGATTCAGTTCAGTTGCTAGTTTACTGGTCGCCACAATCTTAACGAGGAGGTAACGAATCATCATAgataataaatgaaataataataacacagtaataataatataaataagaataataataataataatgaacagAGTAGGTAAAAATACGAACAGTAAGTATAGGAAATGAAACATATCAAACAACAAAACATACAGATAAGATACTCCTAGTGGGACAGAGCCATTTGATACTTGGAGGTAAGAAGGTCATTGGCATACAAGAGTGAGTCGACGAACGAGCGCACCCTAGACAGCCTAGGCAGTAAGACTGTAAGAGTTTGAGTAGCAGCAAAGAGACGCAGGTTGACAGAGCGGCGCAACGCCGTGCTGTAACACAGGTGACTGATGGAATGAATGATGTTGGAGAGTGGAGTCTGACACAGAGGACCGACTTAGACCACAGGGAACCTGGGAAGGTGCGGAGCCGTGAAGACGGCATTATTTGTCGACCAGTTTATCGAATAGTAGTTAGAAAACAGGTTGTTTTAGCCTCGGCGCAGTAGCCAACCATTCACCCCAACACAGTAAGAAAAGCTCTATAGTCTGAAAGGTGACCGACTAGTGGTGGACTAGTCGTGTGGCTGTGGCTGTGGCTGGGCGAAGTGCTGTTACGGTCGACGCTCGCAGATCGCAGAGCAGCAGCGCATGCAGAGCGCGGGCCCGGTAATTCCCCGAGAGACGAACGGATGGACGACCAATCGGGCCCGCGCCCTCGCCCGCCGTGTgttttgcaaataaaaataatcaaggaCTGATCCGTGACTCTAACCTATCAGGGGCACAGCGTCGGACGTCTGGGTTATCACGTGCGCCACCAGCAGGGAGAACACAGTCTGTGACAACAGGATAGTCACACCTGCAACAGATAGTGCGTCACGCGAGGCGTCTGACCTGTGACCTGTGCCGCGAGACCGCGAGGCTAtccatcaacaaaaaaaatatagccGAACTGCCGTTCTGTCGAGCTGCCGAACTGCCGTCCCTTCTATCCAAGTATCCGATCCGGCTCGTCCCGACACGACGCAGATTCAAAGAGGAAATGTTTACGGCGATCTGCGACCACCGCCCTACCCCGTGATGCCGTGTGCCTTTCGCACACCACCTCCACACCTCCACCAAAGAGATCTCTCCAGGTCGGGATCGACAGCACTCAGCCCGCCACCACCGACTGCCTTAAACATTTCTTCCTTGATCGCAtcgaaacaaataaaactaacGAAAGCGATCGGCTTGCAGACGCGCGCGTACACAACAATCACATATACACAATGATACACATATTTCATCAGGCAGCACTGAGGATGTAGCCAGCACAGGCAGGTCAGACAAAGAACGGTTGGTACCTAACAAAGGAATGGCGTCAGATACTTGGGGCAAGGTTTCTGCCACGAGGTTCAGGAACACAGTCAACGAGAGCAAGATGGTCACTCCTGCAACAGAACACAGCTTGAATAGGGCAACGGACGGTGGCGTGTCAGGAAAAATCAAGTGCCTCGTCGGGGTACGTGAAACTCAGGTGATAACAGGTGATACGTGAGATGCTTCGGAATTGCAACAAACGCgtttggtttttttgttttggtcTTCTCGACGATCCGGCGCCTCCGTCTACTTACCTTGGGCGCGCGCTGTTTCGACTATTGCTAGGAAAAGGGGGCGGCGTGCGGAGGGGGCTTGGTGTGAGGACTGCATGCTGGCACGGGCACAAACGCCGAAGGCCCTCCAAGTATCAACAGGCAGTCCGGCAAGGGACACAGGGCGTTAAAACACACGATGCTCCCAGGAGGCCTAGCATACCTATCAACGGAACTGCATCGGACGTGGTTGGTATCTTTTCAGCTACTAGGTTGAGAAATACAGTCAATGAAAGAAGTATGGTGACACCTGAAATGAAGATTTCGAATTTTGAACGTGTTCGTGTTCCGTCCAAGGTCATCGGGTGGCCGGTATGCGGGAAGTAAGTCTCGCTACAGATGACGGAGTGGCAACGGGGTCTGTCACGAGTACTCGTGTTTGTTTTTggattgattgattgattgaaTCATGTTGATGTGTCGGGCCGTGACATGATGTGCTGTATATGAAAATCTATCTGTACGTCGGGGCGTGGCCGTCGGCCAACGGTCCGTGTAAAGGCAGTACTGTACTGTAACCATGTCATGTAACATGATGACACTGCGCGATGCGAGTGATCTAGCATGGCCAGTGTTGTCAAGCGGCACCCACACAACACAGGAGTGCAAACACACACAGTGCGACACAGAGCAAGATCAGTACCTAAAGTGAGCTTCTCGCCCGAATCCGGCGGCAAAGTGAAGCCCAGTAGCGCCATGGAGGAGATGAGCACGCAAGGAACTATGAGGTTGAAAAAGTAGTAGAGCGTTCGTCTCCGGATCTTGATGGTGAACGTGACGTCCACGTACGGCTCGGGGCAACACGCGTACACGATGGTGTTCTTCTTTCCGGGCATCCCTACAACACACCCAATCGAACGTTCAACCCACGCACTTACCACCCCTCCGATCTTCCACTACCCACCTATCAAGTACCACTCTCCGTTCGTGATGAAGTCCGACAGATCGCCACCCTTTTCCGAATTGAGCACCAAGTCGAGCTGCAGAAAACTCATACATGTAACGCCCGCCAGATCGTCCTCAGCAGCAGATCTAGCGAGTGCTACATTTTGTTTACAGGTTTACATATGCACGGTCACACATCTTAAATGCATGGTTGTTATAGCGGGTGGGCTCTCTACGGGCTTCTTGACACCAAGACAACGACATTTTCTCTTCCGTCCACGTCCACGTCTTCTTCGGGGCGTACGTGCCGGCAGACTCTGGTCGATCGGTATCCGATCGCTTTCGATCACACTCGATCGATTGCAAAATTACGATGGTAAGCGTGTGACATGCTGATCGAACTACTCGCACtaggtaggtaggtatgtaTCGTCGTCTACCGAAGAAGCGGAGGCAACGGCCACGTGCGACATTTTATTAGTATTACTTATCGACGTGACTCTCGAGCATGCGTGCCTTCGTGCGATGGAGATGTTTGATGTATGAGTCGAGTCATGTACACAAGAAAAGCTAAAACTTGGCTCACCGGAAGATGATACCAGACGTGTCTAACGATACGAGGTCACGGGAGGTGCAGAACTGCTGCGTGCCGTTTGTGCGGGTTCGCCGGTAACGGGGATGTACTTGCAAGACACAAGAACAGGAATCTACTCTCCGAACAACCTCACTCGATCGCTCACGAACGCTTTCGAGTCAAGCTGCCCCAAAGACTGACACACTACAGTATATACTTCGAATCTACTTAAGGGGCCAACAAGTTACAAACGTTACTCTACGTCGATGCCGATTTTCCTACAGATTTTCAATCTCGTTCCGTACTCAGTGACATATAAAGGAATAAAATACGGCGCACAGATCAACCGGAATGAGGCGAAGTGGAGTGTTCAAAAATGAGCGAATGACGTGCCGACAGGCCGACAAATCAAAAGCAACATGcccacacacacacacaagaTAAGATCCCCTGTTTTGGAGGGATTCGGGTGGACGCGTTTTAAAGTCTACCATTCACGTTCGATAAACATGCATCATCGGACCATGCGTTAAAAGGGATGTCATATATAAGTATAtaagtatttgaaaaaagtgaaaacttcGGATACCTATGTTACTCTTCTAACACGGTAATTATCCGCTCACCGTACTGTAACATAAATGGCTTTTTAAATAAGGTGCACACTCGAATGTTCTCTCCTCTGGTCCGCTTCCGAAGCCACATCGATTTTATCGACTACTGCATCAGGACTATTGtaaatatgtttaaaaaaaagtaaaaaaaaaaacgaatacAAGATGCACCCTAAAATCAACCACTCCTCACAAATAAAACCCTGAACATCATTTTAATCCCATCACGGAATGTGCTCTTTCCGCTGGTTTATTCGACAACTGACAGCTACAGTACAACAGAAGCGCTGAAGTTGAAACAAGAAATGTAAAAAGCGAATCACATTCCAGTGAACGTGCACAAAAGTACTTCGATGGAAGAGCGAAATGTGCGGTCCGACAAGAGACGCACCTAAACGATGGAACGAAGATTTTAATCCacattaacaatttaaatttcccgaaAGCAAACTGACACAAATCACTGAACTCGTACGGTTTAATTTCGCGTTTTGGTTTTGTCGTGTTTCGGCGGTTAGCTTTATGTGTTTTTGATTAGTTTTATTTGGACGTAACAGAATTATTCTCTGTCGTCCTCCTCCTCTGAATTTTACCCACGAATGACCAGCTAATCGTTGAAAAGGGTCATCTGTGCAAGTCGCGATAAAGTATTGAATTTGGTCGAGCGCAACGATcgaacaattattattatctccAGTAAAAATGTGGAGAAAGAGTGATGTGATGTGATGTGTGTTTCGCGTTTTACGTTTCTTGTTAGGTCACATAAATAAATCTGAGTGACGTGAAAAGATAGTTGATTTTTGCACCATGTTTGCACATCCCTGCCATAAGCAACTAGTGTCAGCACCTCTGCTAGGAACTTTACGGTGATGAGAGAGGCGAGAGCGCAGGTGGAGTGTGGAAGAGGGAGAGGCAAAGTCACTAGCAGAGACTCTGATTGCAAATGTGCTCCATGCAAAATAGTAAATCTAACGATACAGTCACATGGTTCCCAGTGAGGGCCGTCGCAGATTTCGCAGATACAAAAGAGTTGTCGATGATGGTTTGTCGGAAGTCGTGCGGATTTGACCGACCGAATGAGCGACGCGTCGCGGCGCTACTCTAACATGAACACGACCACCCCAGCAGCTAGACGTGCACTAGGTCTAAGAGGGCATCAACAGCGCCAGCCGTTGCGGCAACGGACTGGTAGATCGAAGAAGATGTTGTGACTACGACGGCCGGTGAGCCAGGCCAGCAGGCAGGCCAAACGGCAGCGCGGGTGTAACGGTGCAGTGTGGGAAGTGTGAGGCGTGTGATGTGGTAGCAACAAAAAACATGTAACATTACAGCAATACCTGGTTGCCGTCATAGGTCCAGCTACCAAACTTCATGTCACAGTGTTGGTCATCAAAGGGGAACCACGTAATGTCTATCTTGCATGTGCTCTTGAAGATACCCGGAGGGACGTACAAGCAGCTGCCGTTATGTTTGACCACAACGTTTGTTTGGAAAGTCCCGTCGAAACCCTCATCAGCACTTCATAACAACATAAAACGTTAACATCGCCGCTGTAAACTTAGTCATGCTGGTCGCATCGTCAGAGACCGTGAGACCGTCAGACCACCAGACCGACAGACCGACAGACCAACAGACCGACAGTGCCGGCGTCGGCGTCGGGAAGAGATCGCGCGTCGTCTACATGCAACAACATCCAGTGCTGCCGCCGGGACTCTTAGTAGTCCGGCGTGACACAACATCAACAGCTAGTCCGACATCTTAGCTACATCGCGGTTGCGGCGGCCAAGCTAGCCATCTCCGTTACTGTCTCGAGATTCATCTCACCGGGGAGCCGGAATCGGTTATGTCCTTTATCTTTATGCATTTACCCTTCAGGTTTATGTTGGCCCTAGGCCTTTAGCTGTTGCTTTAGTTAACTGTGTGTTTTAGGATGCAGAATTAATGAATCGCGCTCTTAATTACTTTCTGATTTAAGTACTCTTCCCAGGGGTTTAGCGTACTTTTAAGGAGTTTATACTGAGTGCTGTTAGAGAGAGAGTTTTCAGGGACGTTCCGGCCCAGCAGGAGTCGAAGTCTCAAGCTGCTACCGTCCGCAGGAACAGAACAACAAGACTTTAGTATGCATGCATACACGATACGTACTATCGTAACATACAGAATTAAGTAGTGATGGTGATTTAAGCTAGATCAGAAAAGAGTGCGGCCGAGGTATCAACCTGTCGTTCGACTCCAGAGGGTCGGAAGTAGCTGTGGCCTACAGCAACGGCTAGCTGTCTGTGTACTTCCCGCCCAATTTTCATCGCTCGCAACACACACTCTGACGAAGCATTCACATCACTCTGACGTTTGCTTCTGCATGCTCCTCtacacaaaatttattttttcctcattttCTTCCTCGCGACACGGAGCATGCAGAGCAGACTTTCACTTGTAAACTGATCCACTGATAAAGTATGGTTACGATACCAGTTCGCATGAATACGGAAAGTCCTTTCCTACatcacttttaaaaaataaaaaaataaaaactaattgAAAACAGCACAACAACACAACACATGTACTATATCTAAAGAGAAGAATACTTAGTAGTAAAAATGACGACGACAGACACGAAACAAAGAGCAATGTAGAGAAGGACGATCCCCGATAATGATATATCGACTACTCTACACTCTCTACGAACTATCGTTACCAACAAATTGTTAACTTTCAACGTTTCAAAACTCACTGCCTTACTGACcatgcaaaaatttttaagtgaagtgATTTAgcagatttaaaaattaaaacactaaaAAGCACACACGATTCGAAACGAAATTCCATCCGAAACATGCCACTAAACTTGTTACCTGTTATACATAAGAACGTCAGGCTTCCACAGCTTGTTCGGTGTGATCCTCAAGTCTTTGACCCCGCCGTATTCCGACTCGTTCCACTTGAGATTATAGTCGTTCCATTCCTGGATGAGGACCAACAAATGGAATGCATTAGAATTTATTTGGTTTTAGTCGTGACGACGGAAATGGAGGAATTATGGATAATCACAATTACGGTCTGGACACGTACGGGTAGCTTTGAAGTGATTCCTTTATGCAAATGAAAGAACATCGTGAGATTAAGATTCGGGAATCGAGTGAAAGCTGCCCGGTGCTCCCCGTTCAACAAACACATCGAAACGACATTTAGTGCAAATTTTGCGAGTGTCGGAAGCTTTGCAGATGCGTTACGAGGCTTCAAGCTCCATGCTGGTGTAAGCAAAGTGGGTAAATTCGGCGCGTCTAGTATCGGTTTCCACGGCAACCCCATTTTTGATCGGGTCGCGTTAATTCGGAAACTGGAACTAAACAGACCGTTCAGCAACAAGCAACAAGCTTCACGAGTGGTCTGACAACATGCACGGGAGGGTCGTTTTAGTATCTTGATTTTAACGGTTTCATGTTTagtgtataatttttacagAAATGTTTCAGTTTATCGTAACCAAAGGTGTTTAGTCTCGGTAGATCGTGAAAATGAAATCAATCGAAAAACGTGACCGCGATCTTCCAAGAACCACGAAGGATTCGGTCTCCTGTCAGACAGAAAGGGGAGaggtggtggtggtggtgttGACACAACGTGATGACAGAACACAGTGGAGAAGAGAAAGGATTGTGCCCCAGAAGAATCGAACGATTGAGTAAAACTAAATCTAAACGAACGGAAAGGGTTGAACAAACCCAGAATTTGTCAATcgggaaaaaaaagaaaaggaaaagaaacGAAAAAAACCGTACCTATTACAGAGCTAATCGACAAGTTGATTAGTTAAAAAGCATAGTTATGTCAATGTAGTTTAAAATATGTCACACACACGGCAGTAGACCATAGTAACATACGAACTTTGGTGAATGGAGTTATCTCTTTACTCGAACGATTCGATTCGAGGtcgaaaaaatatcaaagcgAGTAAATAAGTAAGCAAAGTACTCATGTACGTAGCGTGTACATAATGAGTGTCGACTTGGATCTGTCGTCGACAACATCTCTCTTTCCGTGAATGTCGCTAGTTACAGGTCTCGGCTACGGCTACGTCTACGCTACCGCTACTCGGACCACAAAGGCCGAAGCTGTCGCCGCCTCCGATAGACATGTCGGATTCGACAGCGACGGCCGCAGGCAGGGGACTGGAGTCCAATTCCGCACGCAACCGTGACACTCAAGACACTGGTTCTGGGTTCTGGCTGGTACTGGTTGGACTGGTACTTTTACTTTACTGGACCGGGCAATGCTGCAACAACTAAGTCAACTTTACGGGAGGCATACTGGCATACGCAGCTAGGAGGACCAATAAGGACCGGCGTGAGACACAgcaatacaataataattactatAGCTCGATATATACAGA
The sequence above is drawn from the Tenebrio molitor chromosome X, icTenMoli1.1, whole genome shotgun sequence genome and encodes:
- the nAChRalpha6 gene encoding neuronal acetylcholine receptor subunit alpha-7 isoform X9 codes for the protein MVRSERALALLATAFLLFIMPPGSQQGPHEKRLLNTLLGPYNVLERPVANESEPLEVKFGLTLQQIIDVDEKNQILTTNAWLNLDEKNQLLITNIWLSLEWNDYNLKWNESEYGGVKDLRITPNKLWKPDVLMYNSADEGFDGTFQTNVVVKHNGSCLYVPPGIFKSTCKIDITWFPFDDQHCDMKFGSWTYDGNQLDLVLNSEKGGDLSDFITNGEWYLIGMPGKKNTIVYACCPEPYVDVTFTIKIRRRTLYYFFNLIVPCVLISSMALLGFTLPPDSGEKLTLGVTILLSLTVFLNLVAETLPQVSDAIPLLGTYFNCIMFMVASSVVLTVVVLNYHHRTADIHEMPQWIKTVFLQWLPWMLGMSRPGKKITRKTILMNSRMKELELKERSSKSLLANVLDIDDDFRNVSTGGNNASMTTSLGGTFMRHPTTIEEAAVPSSGTQRDLQNILRELQFITNRMKKADEEAEVISDWKFAAMVVDRFCLIIFTMFTIIATVAVLLSAPHIIVQ
- the nAChRalpha6 gene encoding neuronal acetylcholine receptor subunit alpha-7 isoform X4, producing the protein MVRSERALALLATAFLLFIMPPGSQQGPHEKRLLNTLLGPYNVLERPVANESEPLEVKFGLTLQQIIDVDEKNQLLITNIWLSLEWNDYNLKWNESEYGGVKDLRITPNKLWKPDVLMYNSADEGFDGTFQTNVVVKHNGSCLYVPPGIFKSTCKIDITWFPFDDQHCDMKFGSWTYDGNQLDLVLNSEKGGDLSDFITNGEWYLIGMPGKKNTIVYACCPEPYVDVTFTIKIRRRTLYYFFNLIVPCVLISSMALLGFTLPPDSGEKLTLGVTILLSLTVFLNLVAEKIPTTSDAVPLIGTYFNCIMFMVASSVVLTVVVLNYHHRTADIHEMPQWIKTVFLQWLPWMLGMSRPGKKITRKTILMNSRMKELELKERSSKSLLANVLDIDDDFRNVSTGGNNASMTTSLGGTFMRHPTTIEEAAVPSSGTQRDLQNILRELQFITNRMKKADEEAEVISDWKFAAMVVDRFCLIIFTMFTIIATVAVLLSAPHIIVQ
- the nAChRalpha6 gene encoding neuronal acetylcholine receptor subunit alpha-7 isoform X6 gives rise to the protein MVRSERALALLATAFLLFIMPPGSQQGPHEKRLLNTLLGPYNVLERPVANESEPLEVKFGLTLQQIIDVEWNDYNLKWNESEYGGVKDLRITPNKLWKPDVLMYNSADEGFDGTFQTNVVVKHNGSCLYVPPGIFKSTCKIDITWFPFDDQHCDMKFGSWTYDGNQLDLVLNSEKGGDLSDFITNGEWYLIGMPGKKNTIVYACCPEPYVDVTFTIKIRRRTLYYFFNLIVPCVLISSMALLGFTLPPDSGEKLTLGVTILLSLTVFLNLVAEKIPTTSDAVPLIGTYFNCIMFMVASSVVLTVVVLNYHHRTADIHEMPQWIKTVFLQWLPWMLGMSRPGKKITRKTILMNSRMKELELKERSSKSLLANVLDIDDDFRNVSTGGNNASMTTSLGGTFMRHPTTIEEAAVPSSGTQRDLQNILRELQFITNRMKKADEEAEVISDWKFAAMVVDRFCLIIFTMFTIIATVAVLLSAPHIIVQ
- the nAChRalpha6 gene encoding neuronal acetylcholine receptor subunit alpha-7 isoform X5, whose translation is MVRSERALALLATAFLLFIMPPGSQQGPHEKRLLNTLLGPYNVLERPVANESEPLEVKFGLTLQQIIDVEWNDYNLKWNESEYGGVKDLRITPNKLWKPDVLMYNSADEGFDGTFQTNVVVKHNGSCLYVPPGIFKSTCKIDITWFPFDDQHCDMKFGSWTYDGNQLDLVLNSEKGGDLSDFITNGEWYLIGMPGKKNTIVYACCPEPYVDVTFTIKIRRRTLYYFFNLIVPCVLISSMALLGFTLPPDSGEKLTLGVTILLSLTVFLNLVAETLPQVSDAIPLLGTYFNCIMFMVASSVVLTVVVLNYHHRTADIHEMPQWIKTVFLQWLPWMLGMSRPGKKITRKTILMNSRMKELELKERSSKSLLANVLDIDDDFRNVSTGGNNASMTTSLGGTFMRHPTTIEEAAVPSSGTQRDLQNILRELQFITNRMKKADEEAEVISDWKFAAMVVDRFCLIIFTMFTIIATVAVLLSAPHIIVQ
- the nAChRalpha6 gene encoding neuronal acetylcholine receptor subunit alpha-7 isoform X8; translated protein: MVRSERALALLATAFLLFIMPPGSQQGPHEKRLLNTLLGPYNVLERPVANESEPLEVKFGLTLQQIIDVDEKNQLLITNIWLSLEWNDYNLKWNESEYGGVKDLRITPNKLWKPDVLMYNSADEGFDGTFQTNVVVKHNGSCLYVPPGIFKSTCKIDITWFPFDDQHCDMKFGSWTYDGNQLDLVLNSEKGGDLSDFITNGEWYLIGMPGKKNTIVYACCPEPYVDVTFTIKIRRRTLYYFFNLIVPCVLISSMALLGFTLPPDSGEKLTLGTYFNCIMFMVASSVVLTVVVLNYHHRTADIHEMPQWIKTVFLQWLPWMLGMSRPGKKITRKTILMNSRMKELELKERSSKSLLANVLDIDDDFRNVSTGGNNASMTTSLGGTFMRHPTTIEEAAVPSSGTQRDLQNILRELQFITNRMKKADEEAEVISDWKFAAMVVDRFCLIIFTMFTIIATVAVLLSAPHIIVQ
- the nAChRalpha6 gene encoding neuronal acetylcholine receptor subunit alpha-7 isoform X2 encodes the protein MVRSERALALLATAFLLFIMPPGSQQGPHEKRLLNTLLGPYNVLERPVANESEPLEVKFGLTLQQIIDVDEKNQLLITNIWLSLEWNDYNLKWNESEYGGVKDLRITPNKLWKPDVLMYNSADEGFDGTFQTNVVVKHNGSCLYVPPGIFKSTCKIDITWFPFDDQHCDMKFGSWTYDGNQLDLVLNSEKGGDLSDFITNGEWYLIGMPGKKNTIVYACCPEPYVDVTFTIKIRRRTLYYFFNLIVPCVLISSMALLGFTLPPDSGEKLTLGVTILLSLTVFLNLVAETLPQVSDAIPLLGTYFNCIMFMVASSVVLTVVVLNYHHRTADIHEMPQWIKTVFLQWLPWMLGMSRPGKKITRKTILMNSRMKELELKERSSKSLLANVLDIDDDFRNVSTGGNNASMTTSLGGTFMRHPTTIEEAAVPSSGTQRDLQNILRELQFITNRMKKADEEAEVISDWKFAAMVVDRFCLIIFTMFTIIATVAVLLSAPHIIVQ
- the nAChRalpha6 gene encoding neuronal acetylcholine receptor subunit alpha-7 isoform X3 yields the protein MVRSERALALLATAFLLFIMPPGSQQGPHEKRLLNTLLGPYNVLERPVANESEPLEVKFGLTLQQIIDVDEKNQILTTNAWLNLEWNDYNLKWNESEYGGVKDLRITPNKLWKPDVLMYNSADEGFDGTFQTNVVVKHNGSCLYVPPGIFKSTCKIDITWFPFDDQHCDMKFGSWTYDGNQLDLVLNSEKGGDLSDFITNGEWYLIGMPGKKNTIVYACCPEPYVDVTFTIKIRRRTLYYFFNLIVPCVLISSMALLGFTLPPDSGEKLTLGVTILLSLTVFLNLVAEKIPTTSDAVPLIGTYFNCIMFMVASSVVLTVVVLNYHHRTADIHEMPQWIKTVFLQWLPWMLGMSRPGKKITRKTILMNSRMKELELKERSSKSLLANVLDIDDDFRNVSTGGNNASMTTSLGGTFMRHPTTIEEAAVPSSGTQRDLQNILRELQFITNRMKKADEEAEVISDWKFAAMVVDRFCLIIFTMFTIIATVAVLLSAPHIIVQ
- the nAChRalpha6 gene encoding neuronal acetylcholine receptor subunit alpha-7 isoform X7, which codes for MVRSERALALLATAFLLFIMPPGSQQGPHEKRLLNTLLGPYNVLERPVANESEPLEVKFGLTLQQIIDVDEKNQILTTNAWLNLEWNDYNLKWNESEYGGVKDLRITPNKLWKPDVLMYNSADEGFDGTFQTNVVVKHNGSCLYVPPGIFKSTCKIDITWFPFDDQHCDMKFGSWTYDGNQLDLVLNSEKGGDLSDFITNGEWYLIGMPGKKNTIVYACCPEPYVDVTFTIKIRRRTLYYFFNLIVPCVLISSMALLGFTLPPDSGEKLTLGTYFNCIMFMVASSVVLTVVVLNYHHRTADIHEMPQWIKTVFLQWLPWMLGMSRPGKKITRKTILMNSRMKELELKERSSKSLLANVLDIDDDFRNVSTGGNNASMTTSLGGTFMRHPTTIEEAAVPSSGTQRDLQNILRELQFITNRMKKADEEAEVISDWKFAAMVVDRFCLIIFTMFTIIATVAVLLSAPHIIVQ
- the nAChRalpha6 gene encoding neuronal acetylcholine receptor subunit alpha-7 isoform X1 — protein: MVRSERALALLATAFLLFIMPPGSQQGPHEKRLLNTLLGPYNVLERPVANESEPLEVKFGLTLQQIIDVDEKNQILTTNAWLNLEWNDYNLKWNESEYGGVKDLRITPNKLWKPDVLMYNSADEGFDGTFQTNVVVKHNGSCLYVPPGIFKSTCKIDITWFPFDDQHCDMKFGSWTYDGNQLDLVLNSEKGGDLSDFITNGEWYLIGMPGKKNTIVYACCPEPYVDVTFTIKIRRRTLYYFFNLIVPCVLISSMALLGFTLPPDSGEKLTLGVTILLSLTVFLNLVAETLPQVSDAIPLLGTYFNCIMFMVASSVVLTVVVLNYHHRTADIHEMPQWIKTVFLQWLPWMLGMSRPGKKITRKTILMNSRMKELELKERSSKSLLANVLDIDDDFRNVSTGGNNASMTTSLGGTFMRHPTTIEEAAVPSSGTQRDLQNILRELQFITNRMKKADEEAEVISDWKFAAMVVDRFCLIIFTMFTIIATVAVLLSAPHIIVQ